Proteins encoded in a region of the Populus alba chromosome 13, ASM523922v2, whole genome shotgun sequence genome:
- the LOC118036402 gene encoding myb-related protein 2 isoform X2, translating into MYHHHQHQGKSIHSSSRMAIPPERHLFLQGGNGPGDSGLVLSTDAKPRLKWTQDLHERFIEAVNQLGGADKATPKTVMKLMGIPGLTLYHLKSHLQKYRLSKNLHGQANIGSSKIGTVAVVGDRMPEANATHININNLSIGSQPNNLHFSEALQMQIEVQRRLHEQLEVQRHLQLRIEAQGKYLQAVLEKAQETLGRQNLGTVGLEAAKVQLSELVSKVSTQCLNSTFSEINDLQGLCPQQAPPTQPNDCSMDSCLTSCEGSQKEQEIHNTGMGLRPCNSNALLEPKEITEEHALQQTELKWGEYLRHNKMFLTSIGHETERRTFSAERSCSDLSIGVGLQGEKGNISSSFAEGRFKGMSEDDGFQDQTNKRADSVKFENEKMSPGYRLSYFTTKLDLNSHDEIDAASSCKQLDLNGFSWN; encoded by the exons ATGTACCATCATCACCAGCATCAAGGAAAGAGCATCCACTCTTCTTCAAGAATGGCAATCCCTCCAGAAAGACATCTGTTCCTGCAAGGAGGGAATGGCCCTGGAGATTCTGGACTTGTCCTCTCAACTGATGCAAAGCCTAGACTAAAGTGGACACAAGATCTTCACGAGCGGTTCATAGAAGCAGTCAATCAGCTTGGAGGAGCAGACA aggCCACTCCGAAAACAGTCATGAAACTTATGGGAATTCCTGGACTTACCCTCTACCACCTAAAGAGTCATCTTCAG AAGTACAGACTCAGCAAGAACCTTCATGGACAAGCTAATATTGGGAGCAGCAAAATTG GTACCGTTGCTGTGGTGGGAGATAGGATGCCTGAAGCAAATGCAACTcacattaacattaacaatctAAGCATCGGATCCCAACCAAACAA CTTACATTTCAGTGAAGCACTACAGATGCAAATTGAAGTGCAAAGAAGGCTGCATGAACAGCTTGAG GTGCAGAGACATTTACAGCTCCGTATAGAAGCTCAAGGAAAATACCTACAGGCAGTGCTAGAGAAAGCCCAGGAAACCCTTGGAAGGCAAAATTTAGGTACAGTGGGGCTTGAAGCTGCCAAAGTTCAACTCTCTGAATTGGTGTCCAAAGTGTCTACTCAATGTCTGAATTCCACATTTTCAGAGATAAATGATCTGCAGGGTCTGTGCCCACAACAAGCACCACCGACCCAGCCCAATGATTGTTCAATGGACAGCTGCCTGACCTCCTGTGAAGGTTCACAAAAGGAGCAAGAAATACACAACACTGGGATGGGGTTGAGGCCCTGTAATAGCAATGCTCTCTTAGAGCCAAAAGAGATTACTGAAGAACATGCGTTGCAGCAAACTGAACTCAAGTGGGGTGAATATCTAAGACATAACAAAATGTTTCTAACCTCAATAGGACATGAGACAGAAAGGAGAACATTTTCTGCAGAAAGAAGCTGCAGTGATTTATCCATTGGTGTTGGGCTCCAAGGAGAAAAGGGGAATATAAGCAGTAGCTTTGCTGAGGGAAGATTTAAGGGAATGAGTGAGGATGATGGTTTTCAAGACCAGACTAACAAAAGGGCAGATTCAGTTAAATTTGAGAACGAGAAAATGTCACCAGGGTATAGATTGTCTTACTTCACAACCAAACTGGATCTGAATTCCCATGACGAAATTGATGCAGCTTCAAGCTGCAAACAACTCGACTTGAATGGTTTCAGCTGGAACTGA
- the LOC118036402 gene encoding myb-related protein 2 isoform X1 gives MYHHHQHQGKSIHSSSRMAIPPERHLFLQGGNGPGDSGLVLSTDAKPRLKWTQDLHERFIEAVNQLGGADKATPKTVMKLMGIPGLTLYHLKSHLQKYRLSKNLHGQANIGSSKIGTVAVVGDRMPEANATHININNLSIGSQPNKSLHFSEALQMQIEVQRRLHEQLEVQRHLQLRIEAQGKYLQAVLEKAQETLGRQNLGTVGLEAAKVQLSELVSKVSTQCLNSTFSEINDLQGLCPQQAPPTQPNDCSMDSCLTSCEGSQKEQEIHNTGMGLRPCNSNALLEPKEITEEHALQQTELKWGEYLRHNKMFLTSIGHETERRTFSAERSCSDLSIGVGLQGEKGNISSSFAEGRFKGMSEDDGFQDQTNKRADSVKFENEKMSPGYRLSYFTTKLDLNSHDEIDAASSCKQLDLNGFSWN, from the exons ATGTACCATCATCACCAGCATCAAGGAAAGAGCATCCACTCTTCTTCAAGAATGGCAATCCCTCCAGAAAGACATCTGTTCCTGCAAGGAGGGAATGGCCCTGGAGATTCTGGACTTGTCCTCTCAACTGATGCAAAGCCTAGACTAAAGTGGACACAAGATCTTCACGAGCGGTTCATAGAAGCAGTCAATCAGCTTGGAGGAGCAGACA aggCCACTCCGAAAACAGTCATGAAACTTATGGGAATTCCTGGACTTACCCTCTACCACCTAAAGAGTCATCTTCAG AAGTACAGACTCAGCAAGAACCTTCATGGACAAGCTAATATTGGGAGCAGCAAAATTG GTACCGTTGCTGTGGTGGGAGATAGGATGCCTGAAGCAAATGCAACTcacattaacattaacaatctAAGCATCGGATCCCAACCAAACAA AAGCTTACATTTCAGTGAAGCACTACAGATGCAAATTGAAGTGCAAAGAAGGCTGCATGAACAGCTTGAG GTGCAGAGACATTTACAGCTCCGTATAGAAGCTCAAGGAAAATACCTACAGGCAGTGCTAGAGAAAGCCCAGGAAACCCTTGGAAGGCAAAATTTAGGTACAGTGGGGCTTGAAGCTGCCAAAGTTCAACTCTCTGAATTGGTGTCCAAAGTGTCTACTCAATGTCTGAATTCCACATTTTCAGAGATAAATGATCTGCAGGGTCTGTGCCCACAACAAGCACCACCGACCCAGCCCAATGATTGTTCAATGGACAGCTGCCTGACCTCCTGTGAAGGTTCACAAAAGGAGCAAGAAATACACAACACTGGGATGGGGTTGAGGCCCTGTAATAGCAATGCTCTCTTAGAGCCAAAAGAGATTACTGAAGAACATGCGTTGCAGCAAACTGAACTCAAGTGGGGTGAATATCTAAGACATAACAAAATGTTTCTAACCTCAATAGGACATGAGACAGAAAGGAGAACATTTTCTGCAGAAAGAAGCTGCAGTGATTTATCCATTGGTGTTGGGCTCCAAGGAGAAAAGGGGAATATAAGCAGTAGCTTTGCTGAGGGAAGATTTAAGGGAATGAGTGAGGATGATGGTTTTCAAGACCAGACTAACAAAAGGGCAGATTCAGTTAAATTTGAGAACGAGAAAATGTCACCAGGGTATAGATTGTCTTACTTCACAACCAAACTGGATCTGAATTCCCATGACGAAATTGATGCAGCTTCAAGCTGCAAACAACTCGACTTGAATGGTTTCAGCTGGAACTGA
- the LOC118036402 gene encoding myb-related protein 2 isoform X3 has product MYHHHQHQGKSIHSSSRMAIPPERHLFLQGGNGPGDSGLVLSTDAKPRLKWTQDLHERFIEAVNQLGGADKATPKTVMKLMGIPGLTLYHLKSHLQKYRLSKNLHGQANIGSSKIGTVAVVGDRMPEANATHININNLSIGSQPNNEALQMQIEVQRRLHEQLEVQRHLQLRIEAQGKYLQAVLEKAQETLGRQNLGTVGLEAAKVQLSELVSKVSTQCLNSTFSEINDLQGLCPQQAPPTQPNDCSMDSCLTSCEGSQKEQEIHNTGMGLRPCNSNALLEPKEITEEHALQQTELKWGEYLRHNKMFLTSIGHETERRTFSAERSCSDLSIGVGLQGEKGNISSSFAEGRFKGMSEDDGFQDQTNKRADSVKFENEKMSPGYRLSYFTTKLDLNSHDEIDAASSCKQLDLNGFSWN; this is encoded by the exons ATGTACCATCATCACCAGCATCAAGGAAAGAGCATCCACTCTTCTTCAAGAATGGCAATCCCTCCAGAAAGACATCTGTTCCTGCAAGGAGGGAATGGCCCTGGAGATTCTGGACTTGTCCTCTCAACTGATGCAAAGCCTAGACTAAAGTGGACACAAGATCTTCACGAGCGGTTCATAGAAGCAGTCAATCAGCTTGGAGGAGCAGACA aggCCACTCCGAAAACAGTCATGAAACTTATGGGAATTCCTGGACTTACCCTCTACCACCTAAAGAGTCATCTTCAG AAGTACAGACTCAGCAAGAACCTTCATGGACAAGCTAATATTGGGAGCAGCAAAATTG GTACCGTTGCTGTGGTGGGAGATAGGATGCCTGAAGCAAATGCAACTcacattaacattaacaatctAAGCATCGGATCCCAACCAAACAA TGAAGCACTACAGATGCAAATTGAAGTGCAAAGAAGGCTGCATGAACAGCTTGAG GTGCAGAGACATTTACAGCTCCGTATAGAAGCTCAAGGAAAATACCTACAGGCAGTGCTAGAGAAAGCCCAGGAAACCCTTGGAAGGCAAAATTTAGGTACAGTGGGGCTTGAAGCTGCCAAAGTTCAACTCTCTGAATTGGTGTCCAAAGTGTCTACTCAATGTCTGAATTCCACATTTTCAGAGATAAATGATCTGCAGGGTCTGTGCCCACAACAAGCACCACCGACCCAGCCCAATGATTGTTCAATGGACAGCTGCCTGACCTCCTGTGAAGGTTCACAAAAGGAGCAAGAAATACACAACACTGGGATGGGGTTGAGGCCCTGTAATAGCAATGCTCTCTTAGAGCCAAAAGAGATTACTGAAGAACATGCGTTGCAGCAAACTGAACTCAAGTGGGGTGAATATCTAAGACATAACAAAATGTTTCTAACCTCAATAGGACATGAGACAGAAAGGAGAACATTTTCTGCAGAAAGAAGCTGCAGTGATTTATCCATTGGTGTTGGGCTCCAAGGAGAAAAGGGGAATATAAGCAGTAGCTTTGCTGAGGGAAGATTTAAGGGAATGAGTGAGGATGATGGTTTTCAAGACCAGACTAACAAAAGGGCAGATTCAGTTAAATTTGAGAACGAGAAAATGTCACCAGGGTATAGATTGTCTTACTTCACAACCAAACTGGATCTGAATTCCCATGACGAAATTGATGCAGCTTCAAGCTGCAAACAACTCGACTTGAATGGTTTCAGCTGGAACTGA